The Penicillium psychrofluorescens genome assembly, chromosome: 2 nucleotide sequence TCCTGGATATCCAGTTCATtgacctcgccgagcaggccTTAAGCGTGAGTGTTGGACCGCCTTTGACTTCGATCTATGACTGACGTTGCTTTCTTCTAGACTCTGGCCAAAATCTCAGTCGATTTTCCTGCATCCATCGTACGCGAAGGCGGGCTCACAGCTTGTCTGACCTACTTGGATTTCTTCCCGACGAGCACTCAGCGCACTGCTGTGACAACAGCGGCCAACTGCTGCCGCAATCTCCCCCACGATTCGTTCCCCGTTGTTCGAGATGTGATGCCCACTCTTCTCAATGTTCTCTCAAGCAATGACCCGAAGGTTGTTGAGCAAGGCTGTCTATGTGTTTCACGTATCGTCGAGAGTTTCAAACATCGCCATACAAATCTGGAGGAGTTGATCGAGCCGGCCATGCTCAAAGCCATTCTCCGACTCTTGCTTCCGGGGACTACAAATCTGATTGGCCCTCATGTTCACACTCAATTTCTCCGCGTGTTGGCTATCACAGCCAAGGCCAGCCCTCGACTGTCGAATGAATTGCTCACAATGGATGTGGTTGATACTCTCTACCAAATTCTGACAGGCGTCTCCCCCCCTCAAGACATCGACAACACGGCCGTCAAGATGGACAGTGTTTTGGTCATGCAGGCATTGATTCACCGGCCGCGTGAGCAGGTGTTCGAGACACTCAATGTCATTTGTGAGCTGCTGCCAGGCGTTCCCAACCGTGAGGGATCGCGGACAGATACCGTGCTCAGCTCCTATCTTGACAATAGCATGTCTGTCAGCTTGAAGTCGTCTAGGTCAAAAGAAACCGCCGAGGAGAGGCGCAAGATGTTGGCCAAGTGCAAGTCAGAACTCAAGCGGTTTGCTACGATACTGTTCCCGACTTTGACCGATGCCTTTTCTAGCACGGTTAATCTCAATGTTCGGCAAAAGGTTCTTATTGCACAGCTAAAGATGCTGCATATTCTGGAGCCTACCCTGATCGAAGACGCCTTGCGTACAGTTCCGTATGCCTCTTTTCTTGCTGCCATTCTTTCTCAAAAGGACCACCCGTCTCTGGTGGCGTTGGCTCTTCGGTGCTCCGAGCTACTCTTCCAGCGACTCGAGCACGTCTATCAGCACCAGTTCCATCGCGAAGGGGTCATATCCGAAATTGTCAAACTATCAGAGGGACCCCTTTCAAATGACAAAGACCTCCCCGGTTCTTCGGGCGCTGCGGCTATGGAGACACCAGCTGATTCGTCTCACGAAATCAAACCGGcagccgaggaagacaatGATTCcgctgatgaggatggcgatgattACGATGATCAGGATGATGATCCGGATGAGGACAACGATGATCTGTCGGAATCGGACAGTTCGTCAATGTCTGGACGCCATGATCTCAAGAAAATGGACACTGCTATCAACGACATTGTTATTCATGATGCTCGCGCTTTCCTCAAGATGTATGAAGCCAGCAACGGCGGTGCCGTTCGGGCGGAGGCTATGAAGATCCTGACCGAACTGCAATCGCTGGCTGCCGACATCGAGAAATGTTTCTCTGATCGCGGAAACAAAAAGggcctttctcttttccagAAACTGGCATATTACTTCGATGGGGATGCTTTGGAAAGCATCACGAGTTCGGAGCTGCTTAACTCCGGCATCATCCAGGTTCTGCTGGACGTTCTTGGCAACTTGCAAGCTCCTTGTATTCGCAATGCGCGAGCAGCATTTTTACAGGCATTTATGGGTGCATCCATTTCTGAGAaggcccagagccagagTACCGCAACCACACCGTTCAGTGTTCTGATTCGAAAGCTGCAGGACCTATTGAGCCGAACTGAGCATTTTGAGGTCATCACTGTCAGCCATAACTCGCTGGAGAACACTCGCAGCAATGCGACGTATATGCTGGGCAAACAGCTTCGGCTCAAACTTGTTGCTGAGGATGGGTCTGAGGTGCCTCGCCCGTACAGAAACATCATGGTCTCGATCCATGCCATTGCTACATTCAAAGCCCTGGAAGATTTTCTACAGCCACGAATTACCATGTCAGAGCGTCCCCGGCAGCCACGATCTAGAGACAATATTCTTTCCCAGATCGCCAATGCTGCTCGGATTCGCGACCAGCTTGCTTCATCCAACTCCCCCAGATCACAGCTGGATGGCAGTCTCCCAACCCGCACTGGAGGCCCGCGTGGTCAAGCAACCGAACCCACTGTCGGCAATCGGATGGCTCCTACCCCGCAATCTCGTCTTCGTTCCCCTCtccaggaggaggacgaagagcaTGATGAAGAGCCCCTGGAGTGTGCTGACGAAAGACAACtgagcgaggatgaagacgagatTGATGAAcctgatgaggatgaggagctCAATACTATCGTTGACGACCTTGAAAACGACCTTGAGGATGACAATGTTCATGATCCCACGGCCGTCAACATGGAGGTTGGGTCTTCTGGCAAAGTTACGGCCCGGAAAGAGGATGGGACTCGAGTGGGAACCCCCTCTCAGTCCACTCCGGCTTCCAAGCCGTCTTCATGGGCTCCAAACACTGCTTCATCCACCCCCATGGGTGGCAGCTCTTTGGCTACTGCTGGACGCCCTTTCTCTTCATACGCCGCTGCGATGGCCTCGATTCCCCAGGACTGGCACATTGAGTTCAGTGTGGATGGCAAGCCTATCTCAAGTGAGACCACCGTCTATCGTGCTGTTCACCATAACCGTGAACACGTAGGCGAAGGCCATCCCAGAAATTTCTGGTCTGCTGTTCACACTGTCACTTTCAAACGGGTTCCTGGTCCGCCGCCACCCGAGCCGTCCACCTTGACGACCAGCATGCCCGACTTTTCGGCTCAGGGAAATGGTCTTGAAATGCCCTCTTCCCTGAACAAGGACTCCATCACTGCGTCAATTCTTCGCCTCCTCCGTGTCCTGCATGAAATGAATGCTACAATCGATGACATTCTTGCTGAGGCCCGAGGCCTTCCTACCATTACGCCGGAGCCCTTGGCTCAATTCATCAATACCAAGCTCACCGCCAAGGTGAACCGGCAGCTGGAGGAGCCTTTGATTGTGGCGAGCAGCTGCCTCCCCAGTTGGAGTGAAGATTTATCTCGACTGTTCCCATTCCTGTTCCCCTTCGAGACCAGGCATCTGTTCTTGCAGTCTACCGCATTTGGCTATTCTCGGGCAATGATGAGATGGCACAACTCTCAGAGCGGAGAGGATAGCCGGCGTGATCTGCGACGCGATGATAGACCGTTCCTGGGTCGTCTACAGCGTCAAAAGGTGCGCATTTCACGGACACGTATCCTCGACTCTGCAATGAAGGTAATGGAACTCTACGGGTCATCTCCAAGCATTCTCGAGGTGGAGTACTTTGAGGAAGTGGGAACTGGTCTGGGCCCTACTCTCGAGTTCTATTCTACTGTCTCCAAGGAgttctcgaagaagaaactcaaaATTTGGAGAGAGAACGATGGCGACTCCGCAGGGGAGTACGCATATGGCAAGCGCGGTCTGTTCCCGGCGCCCATAAGCGACGAGCAAGCGGCTTCGGAATCtggcaagaagcagctgaaTATCTTCAAGATACTGGGCAAATTCGTTGCGCGCTCCATGCTTGACTCCAGAATTATCGATATCTCGTTCAACCCGGCCTTCTTCAGAATTGCAGATAATCTTTCTTCCGTCGCCCCGTCGCTCGGTACTGTCAAGGCAGTGGACGAGGACCTTGCCAAGTCGCTGATCATGTTGAAACGATTTGCCAGTGCCAAGAGCGATATTGAAGAGAGCAAGTCAATGTCTCCCTCAGAGAAAACCAAGGCGCTGCAGGAGGTgctggttgatggtgtttctgtcgatgatctgggccTTGACTTTACACTGCCAGGCCATCCCAATATTGATCTGATTCCAAATGGTTCCAATGTTCCGCTGTCCATAGAGAACGTCGACACCTATGTTGACAGAGTTGTGGACATGACCCTGGGCACCGGTGTTCGGCGCCAGGTGGATGCCTTCCGAACCGGATTCTCCCAAGTCTTCCTGTACTCTGCCCTTCGGGCATTCACCCCAAACGAACTTGTCATGTTGTTCGGGCAGGCTGACGAGGATTGGACCATCGAAACCCTGACGGACTCAATCAAGGCCGATCACGGTTTCAACATGGACAGCCGCAGTGTGCGTAACCTGCTTCAGAGCATGAGCGAGATGGATAAGCAGCAACGCCGAAATTTCCTGCAGTTTGTTACGGGTAGCCCGAAATTACCCATCGGCGGTAAGTCTTCTAGCGTTTTAGGTGATCAGCTGAGACTAACGTTGAAATGCAGGTTTCAAGAGTCTTACTCCCATCTTCACGGTCGTCTGCCGCCCAAGCGAGCCGCCTTACACACCCGATGACTATCTCCCCAGCGTGATGACCTGCGTCAACTACCTCAAGCTGCCAGACTACAGCAGTCTGGACTTCCTGAAGAAGCGATTATCAGTCGCCATCAAAGAGGGCCAGGGTGCATTCCACCTGTCGTAAATTGCATTCCTCGGTCcttttcccccctccccctttCCCTCTGCTCGACCACTTGGCACTGCCGGCATTGCTAGATTCAATGATTTTCATACCGCGTCTTCCCTGACGAAGACTGGAAACGAACGTGCCCTTTTTTATTTCTCTCATGATGCGATGACCTGATTACACTGTTCTGGGTTGGATTACCCTTCCATTTCCCCACTCCCCCAAGTTTGTTTCAAACCGGGCGTTTGTTTCGTTCCTTGTTTCCTTATGCCATCAGGGTTGAGCGGCGTCATCAGGGTGACGGGCAAGCCTTTATCATCCCGGTATTAGATAGCAATGGACGATCTCTCCTTTAAGCTGATTAATCTCGTAGAGATATACACGGTCCCTGAGAGGGCGATAGGTGGCCGTTGCAAGAAACATTAGGGTATTGATTATTTCAGGGTATTTGTCTAGAAGCGGCCTCTTTAGGATCCAGCAACACTAGATCGTAACTCGTCTCTTCACCATCTAATTCTGGTAAATTGAGACCATGGACTATACAAGCATATCAGCCGACTACACCTGGACATGGGGCAATGAATAGGAATCAAATACTCACGTCTGCAAACTTCGGCTCCACAAAAAGCGCCCTGCCCTCCGCAACCATAACAGCCCCTTCAGTCTCTTCCGTCAACGCCTCCGCTGCATCAGGAACAAGGCTGCCAAAATCCAAAGGTATAGCCAGCGGCAAGGGAAGATATGTCATCCGCCCTTCCACCCAAGCCTTTCGCCCTTCAACCTTGGCTGTCTCCGCGCGGAGGACATACAAACGGTCTGGGAGAGCAGGTTTCCGGAAATCCACATTAAGATTTGCTGTCATTCCTAATCCGCTCGGGAAGGATGCTGAGACACACCGCGCGAAGACTTCGTCGAATAACACAGTCAAAAGACCGCCGTGCACGAAGCCGGGGTGCCCGCATAGATCGCGGCCGATGTGGAAGATTGATATCACGTTGCTCTTAGATGTACCCTTTCCGGATTTGGAATTTGTTTCTTGTTGCGAGGCTGTGGTAAAGCTGGCCCACATATACGGTTGAAAGGCCAGCTTCCCCAACCCAGAAAGACTCCCGCCCACGAAATGGTGCTGTCTTATCGGTGGCGGGATGGCAAGGTGTGGGCGTGTTTCTTTGTAGATTTTGGGTGCTGCGCGGAGAGATTGGACTAGAGGAATTTGGGAGATGAGTGTGTCGATGTTGGCTGGCTCAACTTGTGAGGATGGCGCGGCTTTCACCGGAGGTATTTGTGTCCGAGCTTGTGGGAGTGCTTGTTCGTGGACAACTGCGGATCGCG carries:
- a CDS encoding uncharacterized protein (ID:PFLUO_003028-T1.cds;~source:funannotate) encodes the protein MARQRPSANRQDPLEDYPIVSPAGAATSPALRTTRSSARTAADPPPSTDSGAASTSAAGSAPSRKRKISSRRDRPSDTPDQPTQPSPPRRSKRQRTAASQTASSAGPVAAGSRRGARSRPNMSQPGSSSRPSEESSKNASSPPAPSRKTSRNADRLGATQSPPPRRQKKRSAKANPDVLMRDAEEDLEEHDHKEERDASPTGDSNDDTNPSAFDEEDLDPFHSSLFGSRGPMGLQSTLRALSGMMSGMSSRLRDILCNLREKDDPSIQLIALQELSDLLLVSNEDNLSGQFSPDPYVKELVTLMQPNQFGEENPEIMLLACRSLANLMEALRGSVANVVYGGAVPILCQKLLDIQFIDLAEQALSTLAKISVDFPASIVREGGLTACLTYLDFFPTSTQRTAVTTAANCCRNLPHDSFPVVRDVMPTLLNVLSSNDPKVVEQGCLCVSRIVESFKHRHTNLEELIEPAMLKAILRLLLPGTTNLIGPHVHTQFLRVLAITAKASPRLSNELLTMDVVDTLYQILTGVSPPQDIDNTAVKMDSVLVMQALIHRPREQVFETLNVICELLPGVPNREGSRTDTVLSSYLDNSMSVSLKSSRSKETAEERRKMLAKCKSELKRFATILFPTLTDAFSSTVNLNVRQKVLIAQLKMLHILEPTLIEDALRTVPYASFLAAILSQKDHPSLVALALRCSELLFQRLEHVYQHQFHREGVISEIVKLSEGPLSNDKDLPGSSGAAAMETPADSSHEIKPAAEEDNDSADEDGDDYDDQDDDPDEDNDDLSESDSSSMSGRHDLKKMDTAINDIVIHDARAFLKMYEASNGGAVRAEAMKILTELQSLAADIEKCFSDRGNKKGLSLFQKLAYYFDGDALESITSSELLNSGIIQVLLDVLGNLQAPCIRNARAAFLQAFMGASISEKAQSQSTATTPFSVLIRKLQDLLSRTEHFEVITVSHNSLENTRSNATYMLGKQLRLKLVAEDGSEVPRPYRNIMVSIHAIATFKALEDFLQPRITMSERPRQPRSRDNILSQIANAARIRDQLASSNSPRSQLDGSLPTRTGGPRGQATEPTVGNRMAPTPQSRLRSPLQEEDEEHDEEPLECADERQLSEDEDEIDEPDEDEELNTIVDDLENDLEDDNVHDPTAVNMEVGSSGKVTARKEDGTRVGTPSQSTPASKPSSWAPNTASSTPMGGSSLATAGRPFSSYAAAMASIPQDWHIEFSVDGKPISSETTVYRAVHHNREHVGEGHPRNFWSAVHTVTFKRVPGPPPPEPSTLTTSMPDFSAQGNGLEMPSSLNKDSITASILRLLRVLHEMNATIDDILAEARGLPTITPEPLAQFINTKLTAKVNRQLEEPLIVASSCLPSWSEDLSRLFPFLFPFETRHLFLQSTAFGYSRAMMRWHNSQSGEDSRRDLRRDDRPFLGRLQRQKVRISRTRILDSAMKVMELYGSSPSILEVEYFEEVGTGLGPTLEFYSTVSKEFSKKKLKIWRENDGDSAGEYAYGKRGLFPAPISDEQAASESGKKQLNIFKILGKFVARSMLDSRIIDISFNPAFFRIADNLSSVAPSLGTVKAVDEDLAKSLIMLKRFASAKSDIEESKSMSPSEKTKALQEVLVDGVSVDDLGLDFTLPGHPNIDLIPNGSNVPLSIENVDTYVDRVVDMTLGTGVRRQVDAFRTGFSQVFLYSALRAFTPNELVMLFGQADEDWTIETLTDSIKADHGFNMDSRSVRNLLQSMSEMDKQQRRNFLQFVTGSPKLPIGGFKSLTPIFTVVCRPSEPPYTPDDYLPSVMTCVNYLKLPDYSSLDFLKKRLSVAIKEGQGAFHLS
- a CDS encoding uncharacterized protein (ID:PFLUO_003029-T1.cds;~source:funannotate), with product MWASFTTASQQETNSKSGKGTSKSNVISIFHIGRDLCGHPGFVHGGLLTVLFDEVFARCVSASFPSGLGMTANLNVDFRKPALPDRLYVLRAETAKVEGRKAWVEGRMTYLPLPLAIPLDFGSLVPDAAEALTEETEGAVMVAEGRALFVEPKFADSMVSIYQN